The Ziziphus jujuba cultivar Dongzao chromosome 5, ASM3175591v1 genome segment TGTTTTCctcttttttggttaatataaccTCTGtttaagcaaaaagaaaaattgaacaaTATGTTAAGCAAGCTAATAAGAGCCGCAAGCATGTGGTGTTTGAACTTGATAAATGGGTCTAATTGCATATACGCAAAGAGAGATTTCTTATCCAAGGAAATCCATCTTACTTCCAAGAGAAGATGGATCGTTTCAAGTATCAAGATGTTCAATGACAATTCATACCATTTGGAttttccaggtgagtataatgttaatgTCACATTTAATGCTATtgatttatcttcttttaatgtagatttaaggacaaattgtTTTCAAGAGGAAGAGAATGATAAGGAATGACCAGGGTTATCCAATGGAACAAAGATCCGTTAGATGCTATTCAAGGATCTATCATAAAGTCCAAAGTGAAGAGGTTCAAGGAGGCATTCAACGGGTTGGTAcaagaattatttttaatggTAGGAAATCTTAACATCAGTACTAAAGGTGGTCAAACATGGTTAACTTACTTTAAGCATGTGACATACATGTGGGAGATACCATGGAGAGCTAGTGCATATGATATTGTGATGacataagagagagagacaTCTATTATGATGACATAAGAGAGAAAGGGAAAGACACCTATCTTTTGGTGAAAAAGTTGATggaatatatttaatatcaaataaGATTAGATTTATTATCCTAAATAAaatttagctatatatatatatatattttttttttgtgttttatggtttttttgtatatatatatatatatatattttttttaagcctATATATATGGCTTTAATATTACAAGGatacatgtatattttaaatatcacTCCTTTTACCGGATGTatattatttctatattatatacGAGTGGACTGGATTGTTACAGTATAATTATTGAAAGCACCTAAAATTAACTATGCAGTAAGATTTTCTTGTTTTGTATAGTTTTGCTCCTTTAGGTGTAGaataccagaaaaaaaaaaaaatatatatatatatatatattaaggaaTAACATGCAAAACCTCATATACTTCACGTATAACAGTGCCAATattcaaatgttttaaatattatacaaacttaatttatatttagatatagatatatgttgatcaacaaaattttaatttatactgtctaagtttttaaaattatgaaaatgcataatattttgtatttattaaacaaggaaaatagttttattttcgactctaattaaaacaaaaaattaaaagttatatGTTATTCATAATTCCACTCAAAAGAAGTTATATGTTATAtggtaatttttatattatcaaactataaattaaaaaaaaaaaagttggaaaaatcaaagagtttttttattttattttattattattattattattttggaaatgaAAGAAATGGTCGAAGCACTTTTTATatcttaaaggaaaaaaaaaaaaaaaaaaaaaaaggtagcaaATTTGCATTCCGTTTTGTGCCTACGGCTTAGGGTTGCAGATTTGCAAATCGTGTGGAAGAAGACAGTCAACAGTATTTCTTAATTAGATGTACCGTTTTGAGGATATAAAATGTTGATTACAACGGCGCACCGTAAGGTAGCAAATTTGCATTCCGTTTTGTGCCTACGGCTTAGGGTTGCAGATTTGCAAATCGTGTGGAAGAAGACAGTCAACAGTATTTCTTAATTAGATGTACCGTTTTGAGGATATAAAATGTTGATTACAACGGCGCACCGTTTTCTctctgttttggttttttttttttttttttttttttttttttgaacttctTCTAAAAATCAGATAGGTTTAGGCTACTAAGATTTTCAGTCtgcatcaaaataaaaaaaaaaaattattgaaagagaaaaatgaaTCGTGATGTTGGCTATTCAAACGGAACGAACTGTTCACATTGGCGAATAGATCGATACGGCTGATTTACGATTCAAATACACGAGTTGAGCACCGAGGATTGAAAAGAAAACTATGTTTAGCAGCAGAGTGAAATGGGTTCCACTAGCAAAGCAATTCAAAGTGATCGAAACCAGGAGGCCGTTTTGCTCCAAACCCACAAACAGTAACAAACCCAAGTCCAGTTTGAGTAACTACGACGAAGCGTATCGGCAGCTCGACAAACTCGACTTCATGACTGCTGCTAAGATCCTCTTCACTGGTCCTCCGAAGGAAAAGAAATTTGGGTATTTCATTGCTTCCCAAACTGACTTCTCACTTTGCTTCATtgccccttttcttttttttttcttttttttctgtttttttttcctctctctctctctcgttgaCATTTCGAAGACCACTTATTGAAAAAAAGTTTGCTTATATAgcttgatatttaaaattttcctgAGTTTAATTGAGCTAATCGAGCTACTGTCCCATTGCTTTATCATATCCGCTACTGACCACCTCTCACTTTGTTTCatcttttttgttcttcatTCTCTCATTTGCATTTCCTCAAACacatttatgtatatttatttttgttgaaaaagtttACTTGTTTAGCTTGATACTTATTTAGTTTGGCCTCTCactttgtttcattgttttttgttATTCATTCTCCTTTGCATTTCCTCtaaacacatttatttatgTTTCGTTTTTCACTGAAAAAGTTTTCTTGTTCAGCTTGATATTTCTAATTTGTCTAAGTTTAGTTGAGCTGTTATTAATATGTGTAATGGTTATATATCGATTCCACCCACTGTATTTCTTTGTTTCTAGTCATCTCACTTTACTTCTTAGTTCTGTTTCTTGATTTACATTGGCATTTCCACAAACACATTTATGAGCATTTAGTGTTTATTAAAAAGTTCTCTATTTTAGCTTGAAATTTCTAATTTGTCCAAGTTTATTTGagctattataaaatatatataacggGTATGTTTTGATTCAACATATTTTCCTGTTGCCATATCACGTGCAAAGCCTTAACGCTTTCATCTGCCTGTTTTTTTATGGTCAGGATCGATTTCCACTTGGTACAACTCTTCTTTGTATGCATGCCTTCCTTGGGTATAATGGCTTACTAGCTTTAGCATGGTACCATGTTTTGtatttggcttgtttattgGTTTTGATATTATCTGAAAGAACTTCTTGCTTGTAACAGCTGTATATTTGGTGGCTCAATATGCTCGTTATGAAATGAGAAAAATGGACGAGGTTAGCAAAATTTCTTGCTGTATGTTGATAGTTTATGCCTGAAATAAGATGTAGATGTTGATTAACGTTTGAGAAATGGAATGCCATTGTGTCTGCCTCAAtcactttcttttttcatttcacATTTGGGTGCCTTTCTTTTGTCCACTCAATTTACTGGCCAGGAAAGCTCCTTCTCCTGTCTAATTTGACAAGTAGTCCGTTTGGTAACTACTACAgtgcatttattttttgattatgCTACTTCTGTTTCCTCGTGGCCTTATATTCAGTGAGCATGAATATCTTTCTTGTGAAAGGGGAAGCCTGTGTTGAGTTGTCATTGGCTTAACGTGTGATAATAGTGCCTATTTTAAATATACATTATGCAAATTGAATGCGAATGGTTGTTTGTTGATCATGGAAATTGAAAACAAAGAAGGCATTTATTTCCTACCTGCTGGATTGTAAGTTAGAAAGCTTATATTAAAGAGCAAGACATATTCTGTTTTTGTTCCATGATTTGTTTTTGTTCCATGATATTTTCATCCTAAAGATGTGAGTTCTTATGATAAAAACTGTGTTGAATTAAGATCAAACTATTAAATATCAGAGAGAGTTGCTGCGATATTCTTGCCCAGTACAAATCTCTCTAGTCCTCTGCCTACTTACTTCTCATGGTATTGTATTCCTTGTTTCACATTTTTATTAACCAAAATCACCATCCCAGGAACTAGAgcgaaaaaagaagaaagaggaagAGGAGAAAGCAAAAGAATTGGAATTAACTGCTGCTGATGAAAAAGAGGTAGGATCTGATACAGAGCTTTTGGAGGTTAAAGCGAGATTAGATAAACTTGAGGAAACTGTGAAGGAAATTACAGTTCTGTCGAAGAAGCAATTAGAGAGTGGCCTGATGAAAGGTCAGGAAGGAAGTAATGGGAAAAAAAGTATTGATGGAACAGAGGCAAATAACAGAGGAGTTAGTGCAGAATCCAGCAAATCCATTGGGAAAGACCATCCTAGCAAACAGAGTTCTTCATAACTCAGACCAGGATGGCGCCTAGGCAAAAGAGTTGGAATTAACCGTTCTTAAAAAAAAGCAAGATCAGTTCTAGAGCTtttttactaatattattattattattattattattattaatttttttttttgggccttcTTAGCCTTTATTTTTGCAACATGTCAGAAAAATtagttgtaaaaatatttaggcGGCTAATTAATGCTTGGCAAAGGTTAAAATTATGAAGGTATGCTGTAATTTTTTctgtaaataatataaatctATATTCACTAAAATGAAAGGTCTTCTACTAAAATTAAaaccgaagaaaaaaaaaaacaattttcttaaaaaaaacaattttcttaaaatccATTCTTAATGCATTTTTATGAATAGTAATTAAAAAAGTATTACttaaagaaaacgaagaacgttaatttaaaaaataataataataatttatcaaactaaaattgaagttATAATCTTTTACACTCACGGGTGACAAAGTATTTTGTTCATATATTAGTTTAAAAAGGGGATTCATATAGTCATTTAAATTTAAGAGTGTAATTAATTGCAATCTGCATATAACGTCCAAAgcattttcatgtatatatgtataaatgttcatactaatacaatatttaacaatttgatatacataattgtcaaaaaaaaaaaaaattgatattaaaaaaatatttaagaaatcttttttaacaatttcattttgttttaatcAGAATAACttgttgtttaattattttattaaaaataaaaaattattaaagaaaaaccgACTCAGTGAGAAAAAAATAGCGTGCCAATACCGTTGACACCttgaattatttataaaaaaaaaaaattacaaaatacctCTATAAACATTCACTAATTAAGTTTTAACTTGATTATTGACCcctaaacctaaaaaaaaaaaaaagaaaaaaaaaagctatgtaCTGTCCTTcttagttaaaaaatta includes the following:
- the LOC107422803 gene encoding uncharacterized protein LOC107422803 — encoded protein: MFSSRVKWVPLAKQFKVIETRRPFCSKPTNSNKPKSSLSNYDEAYRQLDKLDFMTAAKILFTGPPKEKKFGIDFHLVQLFFVCMPSLAVYLVAQYARYEMRKMDEELERKKKKEEEEKAKELELTAADEKEVGSDTELLEVKARLDKLEETVKEITVLSKKQLESGLMKGQEGSNGKKSIDGTEANNRGVSAESSKSIGKDHPSKQSSS